From one Bordetella genomosp. 9 genomic stretch:
- a CDS encoding ABC transporter ATP-binding protein has product MNNATMTAATAGAGEPLLQVRDLVKHYPGSSSWLGRKRPTVQAVDGVSFDLARGETLALVGESGCGKTTTGKSILRLIEPTSGSVKLDGEDIARLDIAQMRDRRRDMQIIFQDPYASLNPRMKAGAIVAEPMRNFSGLPGHAAREREERVAWLFSKVGLRPEAMKKFPHEFSGGQRQRLGIARALALRPKLIVCDEPVSALDVSVQAQVINLLTDLQAEFGIAYLFVAHDLAVVRHISHRVAVMYLGQVVELADRDTLFAQPRHPYTEILLSAVPVPNPHVRSQRKLLRGDPPSPANPPSGCRFHTRCPLAQDICKRERPALTPRPVSDGAPGATQLVACHFR; this is encoded by the coding sequence ATGAACAACGCCACGATGACCGCGGCAACGGCCGGCGCCGGCGAACCGCTGCTGCAGGTGCGCGACCTGGTCAAGCATTACCCCGGTTCGTCCAGCTGGCTGGGCCGCAAGCGCCCCACCGTGCAGGCGGTCGACGGCGTGTCCTTCGACCTGGCGCGCGGCGAAACCCTGGCGCTGGTGGGCGAGTCCGGCTGCGGCAAGACCACCACCGGCAAATCCATCCTGCGGCTGATCGAACCCACCTCCGGTTCCGTCAAGCTGGATGGCGAGGATATCGCCCGGCTGGATATCGCGCAGATGCGCGACCGTCGGCGCGATATGCAGATCATCTTCCAGGACCCCTACGCGTCGCTGAATCCGCGCATGAAGGCCGGCGCCATCGTGGCCGAGCCGATGCGCAATTTCAGCGGCCTGCCCGGCCACGCCGCGCGCGAACGCGAAGAACGGGTGGCATGGCTGTTCTCCAAGGTGGGCCTGCGTCCGGAAGCGATGAAGAAGTTTCCGCACGAGTTCTCCGGCGGCCAGCGCCAGCGCCTCGGTATCGCCCGGGCCCTGGCGCTGCGTCCCAAGCTGATCGTCTGCGACGAGCCGGTGTCGGCGCTGGACGTATCGGTGCAGGCGCAGGTCATCAACCTGCTGACCGACCTGCAGGCGGAATTCGGCATCGCCTATCTGTTCGTCGCGCACGACCTCGCAGTGGTGCGGCACATCAGCCATCGGGTCGCGGTCATGTACCTGGGCCAGGTCGTCGAACTGGCGGACCGCGACACCCTGTTCGCGCAGCCGCGCCATCCCTACACGGAAATCCTGCTCTCGGCCGTGCCGGTGCCGAATCCCCACGTACGCAGCCAGCGCAAGCTGCTGCGCGGCGATCCGCCCAGCCCGGCCAATCCGCCCAGCGGCTGCCGTTTCCATACACGTTGCCCGCTGGCGCAGGATATCTGCAAGCGTGAACGGCCGGCGCTGACCCCGCGGCCCGTGTCGGACGGCGCGCCCGGGGCGACGCAGCTGGTGGCCTGCCATTTCCGCTGA
- a CDS encoding dihydrodipicolinate synthase family protein, which produces MTAAPDAHGVFTICPTPFDDALQVDTDSIRSLVDFLLPTGIKGLAVLGFLGELHKLSSAERRLVLKTFVDHANGRVPVWVGVRGLGIAGAIEQAREAQELGAAAVFAAPLDNASDAVLFDYYKAVAQAVSIPVVIHDFPDSFGTEIRPELVARLAREGGVHAIKMEEPPVGQKITRIRELCGDAPMKIFGGLGGVYFLEELQRGAAGTMTGFAFPEILAAIYDRHAAGDAAGAAAIFDRYCPLIRYEFQPKIGLALRKYIYQRRGAIRSNALRSPGMRMDPVTATELEATVRRVGLSLDVAGAQRIA; this is translated from the coding sequence ATGACCGCCGCCCCCGACGCCCACGGCGTTTTCACCATCTGCCCGACGCCGTTCGACGATGCCTTGCAGGTCGACACCGACAGCATACGCAGCCTGGTGGATTTCCTGCTGCCCACCGGCATCAAGGGCCTGGCGGTGCTCGGCTTCCTGGGCGAACTGCATAAGCTGTCCTCGGCCGAACGCCGGCTGGTGCTGAAGACCTTCGTCGACCATGCGAACGGCCGCGTGCCGGTATGGGTGGGCGTGCGCGGCCTGGGCATCGCCGGCGCCATCGAACAGGCGCGCGAGGCCCAGGAACTGGGCGCCGCCGCGGTATTCGCCGCGCCGCTGGACAACGCCAGCGACGCCGTGCTGTTCGATTACTACAAGGCGGTCGCGCAGGCCGTCAGCATCCCGGTCGTCATCCACGACTTTCCCGACTCCTTCGGCACCGAGATCCGTCCCGAACTCGTGGCGCGGCTGGCGCGCGAAGGCGGCGTGCACGCGATCAAGATGGAAGAACCGCCGGTCGGCCAGAAGATCACGCGCATCCGCGAGCTGTGCGGCGACGCGCCGATGAAGATCTTCGGCGGCCTGGGCGGCGTGTATTTCCTGGAAGAACTGCAACGCGGCGCGGCGGGAACGATGACCGGCTTCGCCTTCCCCGAAATCCTGGCCGCGATCTACGACAGGCACGCGGCGGGCGACGCCGCCGGCGCCGCCGCGATCTTCGACCGCTACTGCCCCCTGATACGCTACGAATTCCAGCCCAAGATCGGGCTGGCGCTGCGCAAGTACATCTACCAGCGTCGCGGCGCCATCCGCAGCAACGCCCTGCGATCGCCCGGCATGCGCATGGACCCGGTCACCGCCACGGAACTGGAAGCCACCGTCCGCCGCGTCGGCTTGTCGCTGGATGTCGCCGGCGCGCAGCGCATCGCATGA
- a CDS encoding aspartate/glutamate racemase family protein has protein sequence MERTLYVINPNSTQAVTDAFDAGLQALRVPGGPRIECLTLREGPAGIQTQLDVESVTLPLVRLVQGLDREHGDAAAGYVIACFSDPGLHAVREATAKPVLGISECGVLTAMTQGQRVGVIAILRQSIPRHGRMFGAMGVAGRIAAELPLGLGVVELADADRTRARLADVGRQLRDTHQADVIVLGCAGMAAYREWLQAEIGLPVVEPTQAAAGMAIARILLGSAAR, from the coding sequence ATGGAACGGACGCTGTACGTCATCAACCCGAATTCTACCCAGGCGGTCACCGATGCTTTCGATGCCGGCCTGCAAGCCCTGCGCGTGCCCGGCGGGCCGCGCATCGAATGCCTGACGCTGCGCGAAGGCCCGGCCGGGATCCAGACGCAGCTGGACGTCGAAAGCGTCACCCTGCCGCTGGTGCGGCTGGTGCAGGGGCTGGACCGCGAGCACGGCGACGCGGCGGCCGGTTACGTCATTGCCTGCTTCAGCGATCCGGGCCTGCACGCGGTGCGGGAAGCGACCGCCAAGCCGGTGCTGGGCATCAGCGAATGCGGCGTCCTGACGGCGATGACGCAGGGCCAGCGGGTGGGCGTCATCGCGATCCTGCGGCAATCGATCCCGCGCCACGGACGCATGTTCGGCGCCATGGGCGTCGCCGGCCGCATCGCGGCGGAACTGCCGCTGGGCCTGGGCGTGGTGGAACTGGCGGACGCCGACCGCACGCGCGCGCGGTTGGCGGATGTGGGACGGCAGCTGCGCGACACGCACCAGGCCGACGTCATCGTGCTCGGCTGCGCCGGCATGGCGGCGTATCGCGAGTGGCTGCAGGCGGAAATCGGGCTGCCGGTGGTCGAACCGACCCAGGCCGCGGCGGGCATGGCGATCGCGCGCATCCTGCTGGGTTCCGCGGCGCGCTAG
- a CDS encoding FAD-binding oxidoreductase, with product MDSELIRRLAHVVGDDGLVLDEAAQAPYVEDWLRKWRGRTPVVVRPRNTTEVAAVMRLCRQSGTPVVPQGGNTGMSGGAAPDDSGAQVILSLNRMKRIREVDTVNNTITVDAGVLLADVQNAARDAGRHFPLSLGAEGSCTIGGNLATNAGGTAVLRYGNTRDLALGLEVVLPDGRVWSGLRGLRKDNTGYDLRGLFIGSEGTLGIITGAVLKLYPRPQGRVTAWVGAESCDAVVSLLTRLQARCGERLTAFEMMSAYCVGLVSRHVSGAACPLAGEHACHALIELSDAAPEGLAELLEQSLAGPLEEGLIADAAIAANESQAKAMWRLREGISQAQVRAGKAVKHDIALPISRLSAFIKEADAAVAREFPGLPIVNFGHVGDGNLHYNVLLPLDVPHEEYVHLTAGLNRCVHDLVVQRGGSISAEHGVGQLRRDELRRYKSTVEMDLMLMIKRALDPDQLMNPGKLL from the coding sequence ATGGATAGCGAACTGATCCGCCGCCTGGCCCACGTGGTGGGCGACGACGGCCTGGTGCTGGACGAAGCGGCACAGGCGCCCTACGTGGAAGACTGGCTGCGCAAATGGCGCGGCCGCACGCCGGTGGTCGTCAGGCCGCGCAATACGACCGAGGTCGCCGCCGTCATGCGCCTATGCCGCCAGAGCGGCACGCCGGTCGTGCCGCAGGGCGGCAATACGGGCATGAGCGGGGGCGCGGCGCCGGACGATAGCGGCGCGCAGGTCATCCTCAGCCTGAACCGCATGAAGCGCATCCGCGAAGTGGACACGGTCAACAATACGATCACCGTCGACGCCGGCGTGCTGCTGGCCGACGTGCAGAACGCCGCGCGCGACGCGGGACGCCACTTTCCGCTGAGCCTGGGCGCCGAAGGCAGCTGCACGATAGGCGGCAACCTGGCCACCAACGCCGGCGGCACGGCGGTCCTGCGCTATGGCAACACGCGCGACCTGGCGCTTGGGCTGGAAGTGGTGCTGCCGGACGGCCGCGTGTGGAGCGGCCTGCGCGGGCTGCGCAAGGACAACACCGGCTACGACCTGCGCGGGCTGTTCATCGGCTCGGAAGGGACGCTGGGCATCATCACCGGCGCGGTGCTCAAGCTCTATCCGCGCCCGCAAGGACGCGTGACGGCCTGGGTGGGCGCGGAATCCTGCGATGCCGTGGTGTCGCTGTTGACGCGGCTGCAGGCGCGCTGCGGCGAACGCCTGACGGCCTTCGAGATGATGTCCGCGTATTGCGTGGGATTGGTTTCCCGGCATGTCAGCGGCGCGGCCTGTCCCCTTGCGGGCGAGCATGCCTGCCATGCCCTGATCGAACTGTCGGACGCGGCGCCCGAAGGACTGGCGGAACTGCTGGAGCAGTCGCTGGCGGGGCCGCTCGAAGAAGGCCTCATCGCCGACGCGGCGATCGCGGCGAACGAGTCCCAGGCCAAGGCCATGTGGCGCCTGCGCGAAGGCATTTCGCAGGCGCAGGTGCGGGCCGGCAAGGCGGTCAAGCACGACATCGCCTTGCCGATCTCGCGCCTGTCGGCCTTCATCAAGGAGGCCGATGCCGCGGTGGCGCGCGAATTCCCGGGCCTGCCCATCGTGAACTTCGGACACGTGGGGGATGGGAACCTGCATTACAACGTGCTGCTGCCGCTGGACGTTCCGCATGAGGAATACGTCCATCTGACGGCGGGCCTGAACCGCTGCGTGCACGATCTGGTCGTGCAGCGCGGCGGCAGCATCAGCGCCGAGCATGGCGTCGGCCAACTGCGGCGCGACGAGCTGCGGCGCTACAAGTCCACGGTCGAAATGGACTTGATGCTGATGATCAAGCGCGCGCTGGACCCGGATCAGCTGATGAATCCGGGAAAGCTGCTCTAG
- a CDS encoding amidase, whose product MNELPDLAGQDLCQLSAAMDAGAITSVQLVDAFLARIAAHDKQGAGVNALTALLPDAREQALRRDRERAAGHVRGALHGLPIVVKDNIDVSGLPTTAGCAALLDHRPARDAEVVRRLREAGAVVLGKANMSEMACSNGRYGYSSLAGLTLNPWNLGRNAAGSSSGSAAAVAAGFAPAALGTDSFGSVRAPACVTGLVGLRPTHGLVPLDGVLPLALSFDTVGPMTRGVRDAAMLLDVMADARPGAGDGDGGCTAALRAGIDAARDVRIGVLVDYPGQDDEVRAVLQDAQAMLRELGATLVPLALPAPPADALDARPDASLPGAATAAGSAYLHTLYPGLLAPLAEAEWPAQLDAYLAAGVGGGPRDMARLVAAAQAWSAAHPDREVNPRTLAGMRRALDQARTRTAAQRARSEDALAAYRAAIVQCFQDGRLDALLFPTLSCPASPRYDRPDPDYVVHPGNAYAGLYVASAAGLPEISVPAGMARAGVPIGLSFMGAPHGEAGLLRLAHAFEQARGFRADGARAAFPDSSADPGPARA is encoded by the coding sequence GTGAACGAACTACCGGATCTTGCCGGCCAGGATCTCTGCCAGCTGAGCGCGGCGATGGACGCCGGCGCCATCACGTCGGTCCAACTGGTCGACGCCTTTCTGGCGCGCATCGCCGCGCACGACAAGCAGGGCGCCGGCGTCAATGCCTTGACGGCGCTGCTGCCGGACGCGCGCGAGCAGGCGCTGCGGCGCGACCGCGAGCGCGCCGCCGGCCACGTGCGCGGCGCGCTGCATGGCCTGCCCATCGTGGTCAAGGACAACATCGACGTGTCGGGCCTGCCCACCACGGCCGGCTGCGCGGCGCTGCTGGATCACCGGCCCGCCCGTGACGCCGAAGTCGTGCGCCGCCTGCGCGAGGCCGGCGCCGTGGTCCTCGGCAAGGCCAATATGTCGGAAATGGCGTGTTCCAACGGGCGCTACGGCTATAGCTCGCTGGCCGGCCTGACCTTGAATCCCTGGAACCTGGGACGCAATGCGGCAGGGTCGAGCAGCGGCAGCGCGGCGGCGGTCGCGGCGGGCTTCGCGCCGGCCGCGCTGGGCACGGACAGCTTCGGCTCCGTGCGCGCGCCCGCCTGCGTGACGGGGCTGGTCGGCCTGCGGCCGACGCACGGCCTGGTGCCGCTGGACGGCGTGCTGCCGCTGGCCTTGTCCTTCGACACCGTGGGCCCGATGACCCGCGGCGTGCGGGACGCGGCGATGCTGCTGGACGTCATGGCGGACGCCCGGCCGGGCGCCGGCGACGGCGACGGCGGCTGCACAGCAGCCCTGCGCGCCGGCATCGATGCGGCGCGCGACGTCCGCATAGGCGTGCTGGTCGACTACCCCGGACAGGACGACGAAGTGCGCGCCGTCCTGCAAGACGCGCAGGCGATGCTGCGCGAACTGGGCGCCACCCTGGTGCCGCTTGCACTGCCCGCGCCGCCTGCCGACGCGCTGGACGCGCGGCCCGACGCAAGCCTTCCGGGCGCGGCGACCGCGGCCGGATCCGCCTACCTGCACACCCTCTATCCCGGCCTGCTCGCCCCGCTGGCCGAGGCCGAATGGCCCGCGCAGCTGGATGCCTACCTGGCGGCCGGCGTCGGCGGCGGGCCGCGCGATATGGCGCGCCTGGTGGCGGCGGCGCAAGCCTGGTCCGCCGCGCACCCCGACCGCGAGGTCAATCCCCGCACCCTGGCCGGCATGCGGCGCGCGCTCGACCAAGCGCGCACGCGGACCGCCGCGCAGCGGGCGCGGTCCGAAGACGCACTGGCCGCCTATCGCGCCGCGATCGTGCAATGCTTTCAGGACGGCAGGCTGGACGCCCTGCTGTTCCCCACGCTGTCCTGCCCCGCCTCGCCGCGCTACGACCGCCCGGATCCGGACTACGTGGTCCACCCCGGCAACGCATACGCCGGCCTTTACGTCGCCAGCGCCGCCGGCCTGCCGGAAATCAGTGTCCCGGCCGGCATGGCCCGCGCCGGCGTGCCGATCGGACTTTCGTTCATGGGCGCGCCGCATGGCGAGGCCGGCCTGCTACGCCTGGCGCATGCCTTCGAGCAGGCGCGCGGTTTCCGGGCGGACGGTGCTAGAGCAGCTTTCCCGGATTCATCAGCTGATCCGGGTCCAGCGCGCGCTTGA
- a CDS encoding amino acid ABC transporter ATP-binding protein has product MERPILRLVGLHKSYGQNAVLKGVDLDVRRGELVFIIGPSGSGKSSLLRCCNQLESATSGQIVVDGDVITAHGADLNRIRQNIGMVFQHFNLYRHMTALGNVTLALRKVQKLSRAQADERGLEALRRVGMADRGDAYPDQLSGGQQQRVGIARALALRPKIVLFDEPTSALDPELVGGVLNVMRELKRDGMTMVVVSHEMAFARAAADRVVFMDGGVIVEQGPPEQVFGAPTHPRTRSFLAHLSDHGAGAADSQAA; this is encoded by the coding sequence ATGGAACGTCCTATCTTGCGTCTGGTGGGGCTACACAAGTCCTACGGACAGAATGCGGTCCTGAAGGGCGTCGACCTGGATGTGCGGCGCGGCGAGCTGGTCTTCATCATCGGGCCTTCCGGGTCCGGCAAGAGCAGCCTGCTGCGGTGCTGCAACCAGCTGGAATCGGCCACGTCCGGCCAGATCGTGGTGGACGGCGACGTCATCACCGCGCATGGCGCCGACCTGAACCGCATCCGGCAGAACATCGGCATGGTGTTCCAGCACTTCAATCTGTACCGCCACATGACCGCGCTGGGCAACGTCACGCTCGCCCTGCGCAAGGTGCAGAAGCTTAGCCGCGCGCAGGCCGACGAGCGCGGCCTGGAAGCGCTGCGGCGCGTGGGCATGGCCGATCGCGGCGACGCCTATCCGGACCAGTTGTCAGGCGGCCAGCAGCAGCGCGTCGGCATCGCGCGGGCGCTGGCGCTGCGGCCGAAAATCGTGCTGTTCGACGAACCCACCAGCGCGCTGGATCCCGAACTGGTCGGCGGCGTGCTGAACGTCATGCGCGAGCTGAAGCGCGACGGCATGACCATGGTCGTGGTCAGCCACGAGATGGCGTTCGCGCGCGCCGCCGCCGACCGGGTGGTCTTCATGGACGGCGGCGTGATCGTCGAACAAGGTCCGCCGGAACAGGTCTTCGGCGCGCCCACGCATCCGCGCACGCGCAGCTTCCTGGCGCACCTGTCCGACCACGGCGCCGGCGCGGCGGACAGCCAGGCGGCCTGA
- a CDS encoding transporter substrate-binding domain-containing protein, with the protein MTRTAFPTTAIRMAGFLLAAACCGTAWSAQPLVTGVDATFAPHAMPKLGGGLQGFNIDLGEALAKQLGTTVNIEGTEYSALIPGLNAKKYDFVLAPTTATPERAKSLLFSEGYLNTDYTFLVAKSKPDITGLQDLKGKTIAVNKGSAYESWAHDNAEKYGFKYDVYASNADAVQAVQSGRADANLAGNTVTAWAAKQNPAVKATYTIQTGLVWALAFRKDDKAGRDRISTALKCLKQNGTVSALAQKWFGFKPAEGSAAATVGVGQGVPGLEGYDPTPVKLQC; encoded by the coding sequence ATGACACGCACCGCCTTCCCGACGACCGCCATCCGCATGGCCGGCTTCCTGCTCGCCGCCGCCTGCTGCGGCACGGCCTGGAGCGCCCAGCCCCTGGTCACCGGCGTGGACGCGACCTTCGCTCCACATGCCATGCCGAAGCTGGGGGGCGGCCTGCAGGGGTTCAACATCGACCTGGGCGAAGCGCTGGCCAAGCAGCTGGGCACCACCGTCAATATCGAAGGCACGGAGTACTCGGCGCTGATCCCGGGGCTCAACGCCAAGAAATACGATTTCGTGCTGGCGCCAACGACGGCCACGCCGGAACGCGCCAAGTCGCTGCTGTTCTCGGAAGGCTATCTGAACACCGACTACACCTTCCTGGTGGCCAAGTCCAAGCCCGACATCACCGGCCTGCAGGACCTGAAGGGCAAGACCATCGCGGTGAACAAGGGTTCGGCGTATGAAAGCTGGGCCCACGACAACGCCGAGAAGTACGGCTTCAAGTACGACGTCTACGCGAGCAACGCCGACGCGGTGCAGGCCGTGCAATCCGGCCGCGCCGATGCCAACCTGGCCGGCAATACGGTCACCGCCTGGGCGGCCAAGCAGAACCCGGCCGTGAAGGCCACCTACACCATCCAGACCGGCCTGGTGTGGGCGCTGGCCTTCCGCAAGGACGACAAGGCCGGCCGCGACAGGATTTCCACCGCGCTCAAATGCCTGAAGCAGAATGGCACCGTATCGGCGCTGGCGCAGAAGTGGTTCGGCTTCAAGCCGGCGGAAGGCTCCGCCGCCGCCACTGTAGGCGTAGGCCAGGGCGTGCCCGGCCTGGAAGGCTACGACCCGACCCCCGTGAAGCTGCAGTGCTGA
- a CDS encoding ABC transporter ATP-binding protein, protein MTEQTSSAPVLLDVDNLSTWFDTVAGTVKSVNGVSYQVRAGQTLGVVGESGCGKSVTALSIMRLLSMPPARFAGGAVRYRGTNLLDLSEKQMRAIRGNRISMIFQEPMTSLNPVLTVGRQIAETVMVHQKVGRREALARATEMLRLVQIAEPERRVNEYPHQLSGGMRQRVMIALALSCNPEVLIADEPTTALDVTIQAQILELLRGLQEKLGMGIVMITHDLGVVAECCHRVVVMYAGRKVEEAPVAELFDRPLHPYTRALMASMPSMNHAGRLTEIPGMVPPPTQLGTGCSFAPRCAYASDRCRRETPPLRPLGGDHVVACFHAEQVEATVMEGATA, encoded by the coding sequence ATGACTGAACAAACGTCGTCCGCGCCGGTCCTGCTGGACGTGGACAATCTTTCGACCTGGTTCGACACGGTGGCCGGGACGGTGAAATCCGTCAACGGCGTGTCCTATCAGGTGCGCGCCGGCCAGACGCTGGGCGTGGTCGGGGAATCCGGCTGCGGCAAGAGCGTGACCGCGCTTTCCATCATGCGCCTGCTGTCCATGCCCCCGGCGCGCTTCGCCGGCGGTGCGGTACGGTATCGCGGCACCAACCTGCTGGACCTCAGCGAAAAGCAGATGCGCGCCATCCGTGGCAACCGGATTTCCATGATCTTCCAGGAGCCGATGACGTCGCTGAATCCGGTGTTGACGGTGGGCCGGCAGATCGCCGAAACCGTCATGGTGCACCAGAAGGTCGGCCGCCGCGAAGCGCTGGCGCGCGCCACGGAAATGCTGCGGCTGGTGCAGATCGCCGAACCGGAACGGCGCGTTAACGAGTATCCCCACCAATTGTCCGGCGGCATGCGCCAGCGCGTGATGATCGCGCTGGCCCTGTCCTGCAATCCCGAAGTCCTGATCGCCGACGAGCCCACCACGGCGCTGGACGTCACCATACAGGCGCAGATCCTGGAGCTGCTGCGCGGCCTGCAGGAAAAACTGGGCATGGGCATCGTCATGATCACCCACGACCTGGGCGTGGTGGCCGAATGCTGCCATCGGGTGGTCGTCATGTATGCGGGCCGCAAGGTCGAAGAAGCGCCGGTGGCCGAGCTGTTCGACCGTCCGCTGCATCCGTATACGCGCGCTTTGATGGCGTCCATGCCGTCGATGAACCACGCGGGGCGCCTGACGGAGATTCCCGGCATGGTGCCGCCGCCGACGCAACTCGGCACGGGCTGCAGCTTTGCCCCGCGCTGTGCGTACGCCAGCGATCGCTGCCGGCGCGAGACGCCGCCCCTGCGTCCGCTGGGCGGCGATCACGTGGTGGCCTGTTTCCATGCGGAACAGGTCGAAGCCACCGTCATGGAAGGAGCGACGGCATGA
- the hydA gene encoding dihydropyrimidinase gives MNTPHPEQGISPMAASGEFDLTIRNGRISTASDTFHADIGIRNGVIAAVAQNLAPGREDIDASGRWVLPGGIDSHCHVEQLSGMGVMCADDFYSATVSAAFGGTTTIIPFAAQHRGNAIPEVVADYHRRAAEKAVIDYGFHLILSDPTEQALRHDLPQLIRDGVSSFKVYMTYDRLKLDDYQLLDVLEVADREGALVMVHAENNDMIRWIARRLVERGMTAPKYHAVAHDPIAESEATHRAVALARLMDVPLLIVHVAGLEAVRVIHSSQSLGLPILAESCPQYLFLTQDDLDRDGLEGAKYCCSPPPRDAASQQAVWDGLLDGTLQMYSSDHAPYRFDASGKLPKGDQTTFKDMANGVPGLELRMPLLFSEGVLTGRMTIERFVAVTSTNHARTYGLHPRKGTIAVGADADVAIWNPEREVRISAGMLHDQVGYTPYEGRTVRGWPEIVTSRGRVVVRDGDLRVERGSGQFLKRGTPEPVLRQRLNGNPNSIMRKFFSQDA, from the coding sequence ATGAACACCCCGCATCCCGAACAAGGAATCAGCCCCATGGCCGCGTCCGGCGAATTCGATCTGACCATACGCAATGGCCGCATCAGCACGGCGTCCGATACCTTCCATGCCGACATCGGCATACGCAACGGCGTCATCGCCGCCGTCGCGCAAAACCTGGCGCCCGGCCGCGAGGACATCGACGCCAGCGGCCGCTGGGTGCTGCCCGGCGGCATCGACAGCCACTGCCACGTCGAGCAGCTGTCGGGCATGGGCGTCATGTGCGCCGACGACTTCTACAGCGCCACGGTGTCGGCGGCCTTCGGCGGCACCACGACCATCATCCCCTTCGCCGCGCAGCATCGCGGCAACGCCATACCGGAAGTCGTCGCCGACTATCACCGCCGCGCGGCGGAAAAGGCCGTCATCGACTACGGCTTTCACCTGATCCTGTCGGATCCCACGGAGCAGGCGCTCAGGCACGACCTGCCGCAATTGATCCGCGATGGCGTCAGCTCGTTCAAGGTCTACATGACCTATGACCGCCTGAAGCTGGACGATTACCAGCTGCTGGACGTGCTGGAAGTCGCGGACCGCGAAGGCGCGCTGGTGATGGTGCATGCCGAAAACAACGACATGATCCGCTGGATCGCCCGCCGGCTGGTGGAGCGCGGCATGACCGCGCCCAAGTACCACGCCGTGGCGCACGACCCCATCGCGGAAAGCGAAGCGACCCACCGCGCCGTCGCGCTGGCGCGGTTGATGGACGTGCCGCTGCTGATCGTGCACGTGGCCGGCCTGGAGGCGGTGCGGGTGATCCATTCCTCGCAGTCGCTGGGCCTGCCCATCCTGGCGGAAAGCTGCCCGCAGTACCTGTTCCTGACGCAGGACGACCTGGATCGCGACGGCCTGGAAGGCGCCAAGTATTGCTGCAGCCCGCCGCCGCGTGACGCGGCCTCGCAGCAGGCGGTATGGGACGGCCTGCTGGACGGCACCCTGCAGATGTATTCGTCCGACCACGCGCCCTACCGCTTCGACGCCAGCGGCAAGCTGCCCAAGGGCGACCAGACCACCTTCAAGGACATGGCCAACGGCGTGCCGGGGCTGGAGTTGCGCATGCCGCTGCTGTTTTCCGAAGGCGTGCTGACGGGCCGCATGACGATAGAACGCTTCGTGGCCGTGACGTCCACCAACCATGCCCGCACCTACGGCCTGCATCCGCGCAAGGGCACGATCGCGGTGGGCGCCGACGCCGACGTCGCGATATGGAACCCCGAACGGGAAGTGCGCATCAGCGCCGGCATGCTGCACGACCAGGTGGGCTACACGCCTTACGAAGGCCGCACGGTGCGCGGCTGGCCGGAGATCGTCACCAGCCGCGGCCGCGTCGTGGTGCGGGACGGCGACCTGCGCGTCGAACGCGGCAGCGGCCAGTTCCTGAAGCGCGGCACGCCTGAACCCGTGCTGCGCCAGCGCCTGAATGGCAATCCCAACAGCATCATGCGCAAGTTTTTCTCCCAAGACGCCTGA
- a CDS encoding LysR substrate-binding domain-containing protein, translating to MLLNLRQIEVFRAVMTTGSISGAAKLLFVSQPAVSRLLAHTEQRLGFSLFERIKGRLYPTPEARQLFREVENVYAGVRRVGELAGELAERRTGILHVVSSPSIGHMLIPLAISAFRAEHEDVKVTFQALSFRPLTQMLLDNRAEIGVVILPAQHPNLVAQPIGEARLVCICPYNHPLAHRSMLTIQDLLPYPLISYGVDTPFGALVEQMYQEAGEPRRLAVEVSSPQNACSLVQAGAGIAIVDEFSVRSRTSGEFVVRPIAQSKVLTASLLQSRFEPLSQLAQDFVDTLRKTMRNQGFEMASGQTRN from the coding sequence ATGTTGCTCAATCTCAGGCAGATCGAAGTATTCCGCGCCGTCATGACCACCGGCTCGATCAGCGGCGCGGCCAAGCTGCTGTTCGTGTCCCAGCCGGCCGTCAGCCGCCTGCTGGCGCATACCGAGCAGCGCCTGGGATTCAGCCTGTTCGAGCGCATCAAGGGGCGCCTCTACCCCACGCCGGAAGCGCGACAGCTGTTCCGCGAGGTGGAAAACGTCTACGCCGGCGTGCGCCGCGTGGGCGAGCTCGCCGGCGAACTGGCCGAGCGCCGGACCGGGATCCTGCACGTGGTGTCCAGCCCCAGCATCGGCCACATGCTGATCCCCCTGGCGATTTCGGCCTTCCGGGCCGAGCACGAGGACGTCAAGGTGACCTTCCAGGCGCTGTCCTTCCGGCCGCTGACCCAGATGCTGCTGGACAACCGCGCGGAGATCGGCGTGGTGATCCTGCCCGCCCAGCATCCCAACCTGGTCGCCCAGCCCATCGGCGAAGCGCGGCTGGTCTGCATCTGCCCCTACAACCATCCGCTGGCGCACCGGTCCATGCTGACCATCCAGGATCTGCTGCCCTACCCGCTGATCTCCTATGGCGTCGATACGCCCTTCGGTGCCCTGGTCGAACAGATGTACCAGGAAGCCGGGGAGCCGCGGCGGCTGGCGGTGGAAGTCAGCTCGCCGCAGAACGCCTGCTCCCTGGTACAGGCCGGCGCCGGCATCGCCATCGTCGACGAGTTCTCCGTGCGCAGCCGCACGTCCGGCGAATTCGTGGTGCGGCCCATCGCCCAGTCCAAGGTCCTGACGGCCAGCTTGCTGCAATCGCGCTTCGAGCCCCTGTCCCAGCTGGCGCAGGACTTCGTGGATACCCTGCGCAAGACCATGCGGAACCAGGGTTTCGAGATGGCATCCGGGCAAACCCGAAATTAA